From the genome of Halobacteriovorax marinus SJ:
GAGAAGCAGGACTCGCTCTTGGACTACCCAGATGGCGAGTCATTCTCAATATTGTCGTAAAGGGAAATCTCTCATCACTTATTACAGGAGTAATGTTAGCAATCTCTAGAGCTGCTGGTGAAACAGCCCCCCTACTCTTTACTGCATTTGGAAATATGTACTTAAGTTACAGAGTGGATGAGCCAATGGCCTCACTACCAGTTCAAATTTATAATTATGCAATTTCTCCTTTCGATGATTGGAGAAGACAGGCCTGGGCAGGTGCCTTTGTTCTTATTGCCCTAGTACTTGGGATAAATTTACTTGCTAGAGTTCTAGTTAAAGCTCCTAAGTTAAAAAATCTTCTGCAAAAGAGGTCTTCATGAGTAATGATATTGTTTTAGAAGTTAAGAACCTAAATGTTTGGTATGAAGACTTTCATGCTGTAAAAGGGGTCTCAGTTTCTTACCCTAAGAAATCAATTTCAGCGATTATCGGACCTTCAGGTTGTGGTAAATCGACATTCTTAAGATGCTTAAACCGTATCTATGAAGAAGTTCCAGGCGCAAGGGCCACGGGAGAGATTATCTTAGAAGGAAGAAATATCTTAGATAAAGGTGTCGACCCAGTAGAGCTTAGAAGAAGAATTGGAATGGTCTTTCAAAAGCCAAATCCATTCCCATCAATGAGTATTTATGAGAACGTTGTTATAGGATTAAAGCTTCAAGGAATTAAAGACAAGTCTTACCTTATGAATGTAGCCGAGCAATGCTTACGAAAAGCCGCACTATGGGACGAGGTTAAGGATAAGCTACATCAACTTGGAACAAGTCTCTCAGGTGGACAACAGCAGAGGCTCTGTATAGCAAGAGCATTAGCGGTCAATCCTCCAGTGCTTTTAATGGATGAGCCAACTTCAGCTCTAGATCCAATTGCCTCGGCTAAGATTGAAGATCTTATGAGTGAACTTAAAAAAGAGTATACTGTTATTGTTGTCACTCACAATATGCAACAAGCAGCAAGGATAGCAGACTATACTAGCTTCTTTGTTCTAGGTGATCTTATAGAGCATGGGCTTAGTTCAGATATATTCACCAACCCAAAGCAAAAGAAAACAGAAGATTATATTACTGGTCGATTTGGTTAATTAGGAAAGTTTATGGAAATTTCTAGCGCAGACTTAAGAGAAATGATTTTAAAGATGGCAACATCTGTTGAATCTATCGTAGAGAACTCAGCAAAAGAGAATGTCTCTCTACAAGATATTTTTCAAAATGAAAATGAAGTTAATAAATTTCATACGGATATAGATGATCACGTATTCAAATATATTGCTTTAAAAACACCTGCTGCAACAGATCTTCGAATTGCACTCTCTGTAATGAAAATCAACTCAGAGCTTGAGAGAATTGCCGACCAAGCGGTAAATATTAAAAGAAGCATGAATAAGCTATCAAAGCCCTATAAACAACTCGCCTCACTTAGTGATGAAGTTAAGGCCATGCTCAAAAATAGTATTGATGCCTTTGTTAAGCTCGACTCAAAACTTGCAACAGATGTGATTCAGCACGACCAAGAAGTCAACGATCTCTACCGCGAGATTATGAGAGACTTCATTAAACGAATGAAAGCAGATAGTGTTGATTTTGATGAGGGATTTGCTGTGATTCGCGTTGCAAAATGCCTTGAGAGAATTGGTGATCAAACCACTAATATCGCAGAAGATGTTATATTTTTAGAATCAGGTGCAGACATTAGACATAATGCTGATGTAAAATTTGGACGTAGAAAGGAAGATAAAATCCTATTAAAAGGACAACAAGAGGATAAGTAATGGCAAAGGGTCATATTCTAGTCGTTGAAGACGAGAGAGACATTTCAGATCTATTAAAATTACAACTTCAATCTATGGACTATCAAGTCACAGTTATTGAAAATGGTGATAGTGCCCTAGAGCTTATCCAGACTCCTGTCGAGCAAAGAGAAAATAGTACACCTATAGACCTCTACATCTTAGATCGAATGCTTCCCGGAACTGATGGCCTAGAGATCTGTAAATTTTTAAGAATGTATCGCCAGACCAAAGAAAAGCCAATACTGATGGTAACCGCACTTACTGAGCCTGAACATATTATTGAAGGTCTTGATGCTGGTGGCGACGACTATATTAATAAGCCATTTGATATAAATATTTTAGCAGCAAGAGTTAGATCACTAATGAGAAGATCTACTCAAATGGAAAAATCCAATGCCACAACAGAGGAAGTCATTACACTTGGTCCAATCACTCTAGACATGAGCCAATGTAAAGTTTCTATTGATGGAAGTGATTTAGATCTTACCCTAAGTGAATATAAATTAATGGTGGCCTTCTTTCATCAACCTGGAAAAGTTCTTACTAGAAACCAGTTGGTAGAGTTTATTCAGGACGGTCCCGTTCATGTAACAGATAGAACAATTGATACGCATGTCTTTGGCCTTAGAAAAAAACTTGGTGATCACTCTGAGTTAATTGAAACTATTAGAGGTATTGGATACCGAGTTAAGAGTTATGTCTGAACAAAGAGTTAAAGGATTTATAAACTCAATTCCTTGGCGATTCTTTAAGAGGATTACACTCTCTCAAATACTGCTAACGACGATAATCATTTTAGTTACAGCGTTCTCTGCAAGGTACTTTCTTAAAGTCTACATTACAAACCAATCAATTAATCAAGTAACCGAATCACTAGAGCTGATTAAGCACTCAATTACGACTCAAAAAATTGATCCTATCGCTTGGTGTAAGTCGTTAAAACTCAACTGGGCCACACGCTACACTCTAATAGACTTAAATGGTAAGGTCCTATGTGACAACTACCTCGACTCGACTAAACTTGATAACCACCTCTATCGTCCAGAGGTTCAAAGTGCCCTAAAAAAAGGAATTGGAACATCAAAGCGCTATAGTGAGAGTGCCGAAATCGATATGATCTACGGAGCGATGAAGTTTAAAACGGATAAGTCCTATATTATTAGACAGGCCGTTCCTCTAAAGCAAGTCTCTATTGCCATGAGAACGCTCGATAGATCGATCATCATCTTCTTCATTCCCCTATTGCTCTTCACTTCTCTACTAAGCCTTTGGACTTCGTTACAAGTGTCGTTTCCACTTAGGTCATTAATTAAGAAAATTTCAAATTTAGAGAACTTGAAGCTAACTCCCAAGGGTCTTGAGTCCGCCATGGCCATAGACGATGAGTGGCATCTCGTCGAGAGAACCCTTGACCGCGCAGAGGTTGAGCTAGCAAATTATATTGAGGAACTACAATTTGAAAATAAGAAGTTCTCAATTCTTATGGAAAGTATCTCGGATGCCATCTTGGCCATTGATATCCATGAAAATGTTCTCTTTATAAATAAGAGATTTCAAAAGAGTTTTCTAAATGAAAGAGAGTCTAACTCTAAGAGTGCGAAAGGCTTAAAACTAGTTGAAGTCTCCAGAAAGAAAGAGGTTCACGAACTACTTAGAGAAACAATTAAAGATAGAACAAGTAGTAAGGTTAGAAATATTGAAATTGAAATGTCAGATAGAACTGAGAAAGGCTGGTTTGATATCTCTACAAGCCCTCTAATTGCTGATGACGGCCAAATACTTGGGGCCATCTGTACATTTAGAAATATTTCCCATAAGAAGCTAGCTCAACAAATGAGAGAGGATTTTGTAACAAATGTCTCCCACGAAGTGAGAACACCTCTTACAGCGATGAAGGGATACGTTCAGATTCTTCTAGGAATGAAAGAGCTTACAGAGAACCCAACGGTAAAAGAGTCTCTCAGCAAGATTGAACACAACTCCAATCGCCTTGCGATCCTCTTTCAAGAAATACTGAATCTATCTATGATTGAGTCTAGACATAAACTTGATCTGGTAAAGTCATCTACTCAAGATATCACCCAAAATGTATTGATGAACCTCAAACAAGTTCACAAGAACTCCAATAGAAAAATACATTGTGACTATAGTGCAAAAGAAGTTCTCGTCGATAGTTCACTAATTGAACAAGTTCTCACAAACTTAATAGATAACTCGTATAAATACGCTAATCAAGATGGCGAGAGTTTTATAAAGTGGGAGCAAAACGAAAGTTCATTCACTCTCTTAGTGGAAGATAATGGTCCGGGTATTGAAGCAATTCATCAAAAGAGAATCTTTGAAAGATTCTATAGAGTCGACTCTAGTAGATCTAGAAGCCTGGGTGGTACAGGGCTTGGTTTAAGTATTGTTAAACATATTGTGCAAAAGCATAAGGGCACAATCTCTGTTTATAGTAATGACCTTGGAGGTGTTAGCTTCAAGATCATTATTCCAAGTGTGTAGATAAATTACTCTGCGTCTAAATCATTTAGGTTATTAAAGAGCTTTCTCTTTTCCTCTAAATGAATCACTTCCTTATCATCAGATAAGCAAACAGAGTGGTAATTATGTGACATAATATCTTCAAAATTATTGTCACCGATAGAGATATTATCTTCAATGGTCGTAAAGGCCCAAAGCCCTTTTAGATTAATTTCCCCATCAATACGCTGAAAGATAAGTGCTGGCATTGAGCTCACTTTCTCAAGCCTTCCACCATCATAATTGGCCATAAATATACTGGTAGGAGCAAGATACAGATTACAATTCTGTTCTACATCTCTCACTTTATAAACTTCGCCAAATGATTTCGCGCAGATACATAGAAATACTAATAGTAGTAAAGCTCTCACATTTATCTCCTTTTATGAAAATATAGCAAGAACTAATCTTTAATTTGAATTGAGTGTAATAAAAATAGAGGCCGTCAATTTTTTAGACACGTTTTGTCTTACTCTCTAACACTGTCCACTCGACGCACCAAGGTTACAATTCTTTAGACTGATATACAAAAAGCTATTTTTAGAGAGAGTACACCTATGAATTAACAGCCACTCTTGTACGCGTAGTAATAATTTGGCCTCTCTCCTTTTTTGTAAGGAGTATACCAAAATTCAAGTTTTTCAGTATAACTGATCCCCTCTGCACCACAAGACCCTTTTTCACTAGAGAGCTTTACCCATAGAACTCCATCAATCCACTTATATTCTTTTGGTAAAAAGTCTACCTTCTTAGTTCTATTTTCTGAATAACGCTTTAAAGAGTCTGGAATGGTAAAAACTTCACCTCCAGGAGTTTTAAAAAATTCTATTTTGTTAACATTCGCAGTTATTCCCCTAGGGTCTAGGATTAAGTTTTCAACTTTAGTTATCCGATGATAATTTGATTTGTGTGTCCAAAAGTATTCACCTTTATAGAACACCTTGTAGAAATCTCCTCTTCTCTCTCTACTATATATTCCCATGAATTTGTAAACCCCACTCTTATCATCAAATAGCTCATAAAAGTCCGATTGATATTTACTAGATTCGTTCATGTACTCCACTTCATGCAGGATCGGAGAATTTCTATCAGGATCTTTATATAAAACCAATGATTTTAATTTTAGAGTTTTCAAAAAAGTGCCTTCAGCAGTACCAACATTTAACTCAAACAATTCATGAAATGCCTTTGTTGGTCTTGTTCCATCTGCTAGTGCACTACTAAACACTAAAGAAAATATAAGAATCGATAATATAGATCTAGAAAAAATCATAATTTAATCCTCTTTAATTATTAATAAGCATAACAGCTTCCGTACTTTCACAATTTTAGCATCTACGTAATATTAAGTCCCCAAGCAAAAGCAGCGTGAATATGTACCTTAAATTATCCTCTATAATTGAAGAACAACCAAAATTATTTCTATCGAGAACTTTACCTAAAAGAAATGAGGCAGTTAGAGTAGTA
Proteins encoded in this window:
- a CDS encoding response regulator transcription factor, whose amino-acid sequence is MAKGHILVVEDERDISDLLKLQLQSMDYQVTVIENGDSALELIQTPVEQRENSTPIDLYILDRMLPGTDGLEICKFLRMYRQTKEKPILMVTALTEPEHIIEGLDAGGDDYINKPFDINILAARVRSLMRRSTQMEKSNATTEEVITLGPITLDMSQCKVSIDGSDLDLTLSEYKLMVAFFHQPGKVLTRNQLVEFIQDGPVHVTDRTIDTHVFGLRKKLGDHSELIETIRGIGYRVKSYV
- the pstB gene encoding phosphate ABC transporter ATP-binding protein PstB encodes the protein MSNDIVLEVKNLNVWYEDFHAVKGVSVSYPKKSISAIIGPSGCGKSTFLRCLNRIYEEVPGARATGEIILEGRNILDKGVDPVELRRRIGMVFQKPNPFPSMSIYENVVIGLKLQGIKDKSYLMNVAEQCLRKAALWDEVKDKLHQLGTSLSGGQQQRLCIARALAVNPPVLLMDEPTSALDPIASAKIEDLMSELKKEYTVIVVTHNMQQAARIADYTSFFVLGDLIEHGLSSDIFTNPKQKKTEDYITGRFG
- the phoU gene encoding phosphate signaling complex protein PhoU, coding for MEISSADLREMILKMATSVESIVENSAKENVSLQDIFQNENEVNKFHTDIDDHVFKYIALKTPAATDLRIALSVMKINSELERIADQAVNIKRSMNKLSKPYKQLASLSDEVKAMLKNSIDAFVKLDSKLATDVIQHDQEVNDLYREIMRDFIKRMKADSVDFDEGFAVIRVAKCLERIGDQTTNIAEDVIFLESGADIRHNADVKFGRRKEDKILLKGQQEDK
- a CDS encoding sensor histidine kinase, producing MSEQRVKGFINSIPWRFFKRITLSQILLTTIIILVTAFSARYFLKVYITNQSINQVTESLELIKHSITTQKIDPIAWCKSLKLNWATRYTLIDLNGKVLCDNYLDSTKLDNHLYRPEVQSALKKGIGTSKRYSESAEIDMIYGAMKFKTDKSYIIRQAVPLKQVSIAMRTLDRSIIIFFIPLLLFTSLLSLWTSLQVSFPLRSLIKKISNLENLKLTPKGLESAMAIDDEWHLVERTLDRAEVELANYIEELQFENKKFSILMESISDAILAIDIHENVLFINKRFQKSFLNERESNSKSAKGLKLVEVSRKKEVHELLRETIKDRTSSKVRNIEIEMSDRTEKGWFDISTSPLIADDGQILGAICTFRNISHKKLAQQMREDFVTNVSHEVRTPLTAMKGYVQILLGMKELTENPTVKESLSKIEHNSNRLAILFQEILNLSMIESRHKLDLVKSSTQDITQNVLMNLKQVHKNSNRKIHCDYSAKEVLVDSSLIEQVLTNLIDNSYKYANQDGESFIKWEQNESSFTLLVEDNGPGIEAIHQKRIFERFYRVDSSRSRSLGGTGLGLSIVKHIVQKHKGTISVYSNDLGGVSFKIIIPSV